The Silene latifolia isolate original U9 population chromosome X, ASM4854445v1, whole genome shotgun sequence genome contains the following window.
aacaacaacaacaacaacaacaacaacaacaacaacaacaacaacaacaacaacaacaacaacaacaacaacaacaacaacaacaacaacaacaacaacaacaacaacaacaacaacaacaacaacaacaacaacaacaacaacaacaacaacaacaacaacaacaacaacaacaacaacaacaacaacaacaacaacaacaacaacaacaacaacaacaacaacaacaacaacaacaacaacaacaacaacaaaaacaacaacaataataataataataataataataataatatttttcatTTTGCCAAAAGGTGTCATTGCTAAGATTGAAGCCATATGTAGGAACTTCCTGTGGTGTGGAAGTTCTGAATATCTTAAGACCCCTACAGTGGCATGGGACAAAATTTGTAATGGAAAAAGGCAGGGAGGTCTAGGACTTAAGAATGAAGTCATGTGGAATAAAGCTGCAATTGGTAAGCTTCTTTGGTGGATCCATGCTCACCCTAACAAACTCTGGGTTCAATGGATCCATAGCATCTACATAAGAGGGACTACCTGGGAGAATTATCAGTGTCCTAATGCAGCAAGTTGGACTTGGAAGAAGGTTTGTAGACTGAAAACTGAGATGCAGCCTGCTTACAGTCAGAATGAATGGAGCTCCCCGCCGGTAAAGAGTATTCCATTGCTAAAGGGTATGCTTGGCTACATCACTCTATTCCTGATATAGAGTGGCATCATCAGGTTTGGAATAAGTGGACTGTCCCTAAACATTCAATTATAGCCTGAATGTATCATCATCGGGGCCTTAACACTAAGGACAAGCTCTTTAGACTCAACATTGCTCGTGATAATCTCTGTTGCATCTGTGGGACTGAGGAAGAAACCACGCAACATCTGTTTTTTAAATGTCAGTACAGTAAGGCAGTGTTGGCTTTGATTTGTGAATGGACTGGTTACTCATTGCCTGAAACAAGAGACCAGGATTGGAGGGGGTATGCTAGATTGTCCAGACTGAAAGTTGGAATCATTAATAGCATTCTGAATGATGTTACTTACCATATTTGGAGGCAACGAAATGGCAGCAGACATGAGTTGCAAATCCAAGCTCCAACAGGTTGTCTGAAACTGATTCAGTTTGAagttcgagctaaaattcaacagCAATGCAAGGGCACAATGTCAAGG
Protein-coding sequences here:
- the LOC141618931 gene encoding uncharacterized protein LOC141618931, with the translated sequence MYHHRGLNTKDKLFRLNIARDNLCCICGTEEETTQHLFFKCQYSKAVLALICEWTGYSLPETRDQDWRGYARLSRLKVGIINSILNDVTYHIWRQRNGSRHELQIQAPTGCLKLIQFEVRAKIQQQCKGTMSRRDRSWLEKLM